Proteins encoded together in one Bos indicus isolate NIAB-ARS_2022 breed Sahiwal x Tharparkar chromosome 3, NIAB-ARS_B.indTharparkar_mat_pri_1.0, whole genome shotgun sequence window:
- the LOC109556000 gene encoding alpha-amylase 2B: protein MKFLLLLSAIGFCWAQYDPHVKSGRTSIVHLFEWRWVDIALECERYLAPKGFGGVQVSPPSENAVITDPSRPWWERYQPVSYKLCTRSGNENEFKDMVTRCNNVGVRIYVDAVINHMTGSGVSAGTGSTCGSYFNPGSEDFPAVPYSGWDFNDGKCKTGSGDIESYNDAYQVRDCRLVSLLDLALEKDYVRSTIANYLNHLIDIGVAGFRIDASKHMWPGDIKAVLDKLHNLNTKWFPSGSKPFIYQEVIDLGGEAITSSEYFGNGRVTEFKYGAKLGTVIRKWSGEKMAYLKNWGEGWGFMPSNRALVFVDNHDNQRGHGAGGASILTFWDARLYKMGVGFMLAHPYGFTRVMSSYRWTRHFVNGKDVNDWMGPPNKNGVIKEVTINPDTTCGNDWVCEHRWRQIRNMVMFRNVVDGQPFTNWWDNGSNQVAFGRGNKGFIVFNNDDSTLSATLQTGLPAGTYCDVISGDKSGNSCTGIQISVSSDGKAHFSISNSAEDPFIAIHADSKL, encoded by the exons TTGGAGGGGTTCAG GTCTCCCCACCCAGTGAAAATGCTGTGATTACTGACCCTTCACGACCTTGGTGGGAAAGATACCAACCAGTTAGTTACAAGTTATGTACAAGatcaggaaatgaaaatgaattcaaaGACATGGTGACTAGATGTAACAACGTTGGT GTCCGTATTTATGTGGATGCTGTAATTAATCATATGACTGGAAGTGGTGTGAGTGCGGGAACAGGCAGTACTTGTGGAAGTTATTTCAACCCTGGAAGTGAGGATTTTCCAGCAGTCCCATACTCTGGTTGGGATTTTAATGATGGAAAATGTAAAACTGGAAGTGGAGATATTGAGAGCTATAATGATGCTTATCAG GTCCGGGATTGTCGTCTCGTTAGTCTTCTTGATCTTGCACTGGAGAAAGATTATGTGCGCTCCACGATTGCTAACTATCTAAACCATCTCATTGACATTGGTGTAGCAGGGTTCCGAATTGATGCTTCTAAGCACATGTGGCCTGGAGACATAAAGGCAGTTTTGGATAAACTGCATAATCTAAACACAAAGTGGTTTCCTTCAGGAAGTAAACCTTTCATTTACCAGGAG GTAATTGATCTGGGTGGTGAGGCAATTACAAGCAGTGAGTACTTTGGAAATGGCCGTGTGACAGAATTTAAATATGGTGCAAAACTAGGAACAGTTATTCGCAAGTGGAGTGGAGAGAAGATGGCTTacttaaa gaacTGGGGAGAAGGCTGGGGTTTCATGCCTTCTAACAGGGCACTTGTCTTTGTTGATAACCATGACAATCAGCGAGGGCATGGAGCTGGGGGAGCATCTATTCTTACATTCTGGGATGCTAG ACTGTACAAAATGGGAGTCGGATTTATGCTCGCTCATCCCTATGGATTTACACGAGTAATGTCAAGCTACCGTTGGACAAGACATTTTGTGAATGGAAAA GATGTTAATGATTGGATGGGGCCACCAAATAAAAATGGAGTAATTAAAGAAGTTACTATTAATCCAGATACTACTTGTGGCAATGACTGGGTCTGTGAACATCGATGGCGTCAAATAAG GAACATGGTTATGTTCCGTAATGTAGTTGATGGTCAACCTTTTACAAACTGGTGGGACAATGGCAGCAACCAAGTAGCTTTTGGAAGAGGAAACAAAGGATTCATTGTCTTTAACAATGATGACAG tacACTATCTGCAACTTTGCAAACTGGTCTTCCTGCTGGTACATATTGTGATGTTATTTCTGGAGATAAAAGTGGTAACAGTTGTACAGGGATTCAAATCAGTGTTTCCAGTGATGGCAAAGCTCATTTTTCTATTAGTAACTCTGCTGAAGATCCATTTATTGCAATTCATGCTGattctaaattataa